CAACGATTGGCAGCGCGGTAAGACTCCCCCCGCCCTTTTCATTGGACAGCTTGGCGGCACGCTCCAAAAGACGCGAGTGCAGATAGAACACGTCACCTGGATAGGCCTCACGCCCTGGCGGACGACGCAACAACAACGAAAGCTCACGATAACTCACGGCGTGTTTCGACAAATCGTCGTAGATCACCAGCGCGTGCTTACCGTTATACAGAAATTCCTCGGCCATCGTTACGCCCGAAAACGGCGCTAGATATTGCAACGTTGCGGAACCATCCGCCGTTGCCATAACGACAGTCGTGTACTCCATCGCGCCGTGTTTCTCAAGCGTATGGACGGTACCCAAAACGCTAGAGGCTTTCTGACCGATCGCAACGTAAAAGCAGTAAACGTCCGTATTCTTCTGATTAATGATGGTATCGATTGCGATTGCAGTCTTTCCGGTCTGACGGTCACCAATAATCAGCTCACGCTGACCGCGACCGATCGGAATCATGCCATCGATGGCCTTGATACCCGTTTGGAGAGGCTGTTTCACCGGTTGGCGTTCGATCACCCCCGGGGCCTTAAGCTCGATAGGACGAGTGGTATGGGTAACGATCGGACCCTTACCATCCACTGGATGGCCAAGCGGGTCAACGACGCGCCCCAGGAGCGCCTCACCAACCGGCACCGAGGCAATCTTCCCGGTGCGCGTGACGGTATCACCCTCGCGAATTCCAAACGACTCGCCGCAAATCACGACGCCGACATTGGATTCCTCGAGGTTAAGCGCGATGCCATTTACCTTGTTCGAGAACTCAACCATCTCGCCCGCCATAACCTCATCCAGGCCATAGACGCGCGCAATGCCATCGCCGACGGCCAGAACAGTTCCAACGGACTTCATCGAAGAGTCGGATTCATACCCCTCGATTTCCCTCTGGAGAATGCTTCTGATTTCCTCAGGTTTGATCGCCATGACTCTTTGTTACCCTTCGTTTAGGCAGCCGGCCGTAAATGACACACTACAACCCCTCCCCCGCTTCATTATTCTTGCGCGGCAGGAGAGAAATAATTGACGCACCATCCGCAGCCGAGACGCCTTAGGTGTATTGGCCCTCGAGGAGCCGCTCCTTCATTGATCCCAGACGCCTGCGGTAGGTCCCGTCGAGCACGTGATTTTTGATCTTCAACCACACGCCACCGAGTATCGCTGGATCAACCTGGACTCGTAGCTCAACCTCCAGGTGCGCGATACGTTTGAGCTGTTCCTCGACACGATCGAGAAATTCCTTGCCCGGCTGCGACGCAAATACCAGTTCACACACTGCAATTCCCTTCGACTCGCGGTACAGATCGGTATAACGGTCAACGATCTGCTCCAAGAGTCCAATCCGCGAATGCATCAACAGAACCCGCAGAAAATTCGCTGTAAGCTTCGACACAAACATCGCGCCGATACTTTCAATGGTCCGAAGCTTAAGCGCCCTTGGGTATCGAGGATTCTCCAAAAAGTTCTTAAGCCCTGACCGACGAATCTCCGCCTTCAGCGACAACAAGTCCTGTTCGACGAGTTGTTCCTGAGACGCATTTCGCGCAGCGTAAAACAGGGCCAACACGTAACGGTCGACGGCGACAGGATCCATCAGGAAAGCCTCTCAGTGTGGCTCAGCAGTTCCAACACGTATT
The window above is part of the Gammaproteobacteria bacterium genome. Proteins encoded here:
- the atpA gene encoding ATP synthase F1 complex subunit alpha, whose amino-acid sequence is MAIKPEEIRSILQREIEGYESDSSMKSVGTVLAVGDGIARVYGLDEVMAGEMVEFSNKVNGIALNLEESNVGVVICGESFGIREGDTVTRTGKIASVPVGEALLGRVVDPLGHPVDGKGPIVTHTTRPIELKAPGVIERQPVKQPLQTGIKAIDGMIPIGRGQRELIIGDRQTGKTAIAIDTIINQKNTDVYCFYVAIGQKASSVLGTVHTLEKHGAMEYTTVVMATADGSATLQYLAPFSGVTMAEEFLYNGKHALVIYDDLSKHAVSYRELSLLLRRPPGREAYPGDVFYLHSRLLERAAKLSNEKGGGSLTALPIVETQAGDISGYIPTNVISITDGQIFLEADLFYAGIRPAINVGLSVSRVGGNAQTKAMKKVAGRLRLDLAQYRELAAFVQFGSDMDKATQAQINRGARLVEILKQGQYRPMSVANQVCIIFAGISGLCDEVPVHEVTAFEDQFLAFLHKDYPDIIHNIEQTNDLSADDQEKLKIAAAEFKTKK
- the atpH gene encoding ATP synthase subunit delta, encoding MDPVAVDRYVLALFYAARNASQEQLVEQDLLSLKAEIRRSGLKNFLENPRYPRALKLRTIESIGAMFVSKLTANFLRVLLMHSRIGLLEQIVDRYTDLYRESKGIAVCELVFASQPGKEFLDRVEEQLKRIAHLEVELRVQVDPAILGGVWLKIKNHVLDGTYRRRLGSMKERLLEGQYT